From Actinosynnema mirum DSM 43827, a single genomic window includes:
- a CDS encoding class I SAM-dependent methyltransferase: MDEALARELADLSALHRLAPLMSEYLPSTAHELSPSALVALLDEVLVGSRTVLVECGCGSSSVVLARLLAKRGFGHLLSLEHDERTAAFVASQLRREGLGHVARVVHAPLAAHPAAGPGGQWYAPSAVRDEVSSFVDSHGLVDLLMVDGPLLGDSRYPALPVFRDVLAPGAAVLVDDAHRPGERAVLERWSREYALRFRPTGGTSLAAATALA, from the coding sequence TTGGACGAAGCGCTGGCGAGAGAACTGGCCGACCTGTCCGCGCTGCACCGCCTGGCGCCCCTGATGTCGGAGTACCTGCCGTCGACAGCGCACGAGCTGAGCCCGTCGGCGCTGGTCGCCCTGCTCGACGAGGTGCTCGTGGGCTCCCGCACGGTGCTGGTCGAGTGCGGCTGCGGCTCCTCGTCCGTGGTGCTGGCGAGGCTGCTGGCCAAGCGCGGCTTCGGGCACCTGCTGTCGCTGGAGCACGACGAGCGCACCGCCGCCTTCGTGGCCAGCCAGCTGCGCCGGGAGGGCCTGGGTCACGTGGCGCGCGTCGTGCACGCCCCGCTCGCCGCGCACCCGGCCGCCGGTCCCGGCGGGCAGTGGTACGCGCCGTCGGCGGTGCGCGACGAGGTGTCGTCGTTCGTGGACAGCCACGGCCTGGTCGACCTGCTCATGGTCGACGGCCCCCTGCTGGGCGACTCGCGCTACCCGGCGCTGCCGGTGTTCCGCGACGTGCTCGCGCCGGGCGCGGCCGTGCTGGTCGACGACGCGCACCGGCCGGGGGAGCGGGCGGTGCTGGAGCGCTGGTCGCGGGAGTACGCGCTGCGCTTCCGCCCGACCGGCGGCACCTCGCTCGCGGCGGCCACGGCCCTGGCCTGA
- a CDS encoding GNAT family N-acetyltransferase → MNPWPFHDLVITTPRLELRPDDDAGLLELAAEAQRGVHPPEYMPFAFPWTDASADRLATSTLQHHWRMRAALTLDDWSLNFLVRLDGRVIGTQSVEAKDFAATREVMTGSWLGLRHQGSGLGTEMRAAVLAYAFDHLGAVQARSAAWEDNAASLAVSRKLGYRPDGTKVAVRRGEAVTEIRLLVTREQFTRPTWNPTVEGHAACAELLTA, encoded by the coding sequence ATGAACCCCTGGCCCTTCCACGACCTCGTCATCACCACGCCCAGGCTCGAACTGCGCCCGGACGACGACGCGGGCCTGCTCGAGCTCGCCGCCGAGGCGCAGCGGGGCGTCCACCCGCCGGAGTACATGCCGTTCGCCTTCCCGTGGACCGACGCGTCCGCCGACCGGCTGGCCACCAGCACCCTCCAGCACCACTGGCGGATGCGCGCCGCGCTCACCTTGGACGACTGGTCGCTGAACTTCCTGGTGCGCCTGGACGGCCGGGTGATCGGCACGCAGAGCGTGGAGGCCAAGGACTTCGCCGCCACCCGCGAGGTCATGACCGGCTCGTGGCTCGGCCTGCGGCACCAGGGCTCGGGCCTGGGCACCGAGATGCGCGCCGCCGTCCTCGCCTACGCCTTCGACCACCTGGGCGCGGTCCAGGCGCGCTCGGCCGCGTGGGAGGACAACGCCGCGTCGCTCGCCGTCAGCCGCAAGCTCGGCTACCGGCCCGACGGCACCAAGGTCGCCGTGCGCCGTGGCGAGGCGGTCACCGAGATCCGGCTCCTGGTGACCCGCGAGCAGTTCACCCGCCCGACCTGGAATCCCACGGTCGAGGGACACGCAGCGTGCGCAGAACTGCTCACCGCGTGA
- a CDS encoding cysteine desulfurase-like protein has protein sequence MAFDVARVRGLFPALGDGWVHLDAPAGMQVPEQVATAVSTALRAPVSGPGGIFPASQRAEAIVDAARRAVADLVGADPAGVVLGPSSAVLLQRLSDALSEGWFLCDEVVVSRLDHPGNIAPWQRAAQRTGSVVRFAEVDIETCELPAWQYDELITDKCKLVAVTAASGAVGTRPDLPRIGAVAREHGALVVVDASAAAPFVPLDITSMRADVVAVSANTWGGPPVGALVFRDPSLLDLLPSVAVEAGARGPERLELGPHAYPLLAGLVASVEYLAGLDDAAIGPRREKLLTSLGSVKAYQAGLLANLIHELRSLRHVTVIGDAMRRVPALAFTVAGVKSAEAVEHLSERGVCAFADPGQHGVFSVLGVGEVGGAVRVGLAHYTNAAEVDDLVRAVAELG, from the coding sequence ATGGCGTTCGACGTCGCACGGGTCCGCGGCCTCTTCCCCGCGCTCGGCGACGGCTGGGTCCACCTGGACGCGCCCGCCGGGATGCAGGTGCCCGAGCAGGTGGCCACGGCCGTCTCCACGGCGCTGCGCGCACCGGTCTCCGGACCGGGCGGCATCTTCCCCGCCTCGCAGCGCGCCGAGGCCATCGTCGACGCGGCCCGCCGCGCCGTGGCCGACCTGGTCGGGGCCGACCCCGCGGGCGTGGTCCTCGGCCCCAGCTCCGCGGTGCTGCTCCAGCGGCTGTCCGACGCCCTGTCCGAGGGCTGGTTCCTCTGCGACGAGGTCGTGGTCTCCCGGCTCGACCACCCCGGCAACATCGCGCCGTGGCAGCGCGCCGCCCAGCGCACCGGCAGCGTCGTGCGCTTCGCCGAGGTCGACATAGAGACCTGCGAGCTGCCCGCGTGGCAGTACGACGAGCTGATCACCGACAAGTGCAAGCTGGTCGCGGTCACCGCCGCCTCCGGCGCGGTCGGCACCCGCCCCGACCTGCCCAGGATCGGCGCCGTCGCGCGCGAGCACGGCGCGCTCGTGGTGGTCGACGCCTCCGCCGCCGCGCCGTTCGTGCCGCTGGACATCACCTCCATGCGCGCCGACGTGGTCGCCGTGTCCGCCAACACCTGGGGCGGCCCGCCGGTCGGCGCCCTGGTCTTCCGCGACCCGTCCCTGCTCGACCTGCTGCCCTCCGTCGCCGTCGAGGCGGGCGCGCGGGGGCCGGAGCGCCTGGAGCTCGGGCCGCACGCCTACCCGCTCCTCGCGGGCCTGGTCGCGTCGGTGGAGTACCTGGCCGGGCTGGACGACGCGGCCATCGGGCCCCGGCGGGAGAAGCTGCTCACGTCGCTGGGCTCGGTCAAGGCCTACCAGGCCGGGCTGCTGGCGAACCTGATCCACGAGCTGCGCTCGCTGCGGCACGTCACGGTCATCGGCGACGCGATGCGCCGGGTGCCCGCGCTGGCCTTCACGGTCGCCGGGGTCAAGTCCGCCGAGGCCGTGGAGCACCTGTCCGAGCGCGGGGTCTGCGCGTTCGCCGACCCCGGCCAGCACGGGGTGTTCTCCGTGCTCGGCGTCGGCGAGGTCGGCGGGGCCGTCCGGGTCGGGCTCGCCCACTACACCAACGCGGCCGAGGTGGACGACCTCGTGCGGGCGGTCGCCGAGCTGGGCTAG
- a CDS encoding M28 family metallopeptidase, with the protein MSAKNGVRRAVAIAASASLALVAVPTATAAPAGPDGPALAKKLTKEVGVDGVNRHLIALQRIADRNDGNRAVGTPGYDASVDYVVGKLRGAGYEVTTPQFTYPVQVYDAATAAVGGDEYEALALEESPQTPVGGLTGPLRAVPEDATPGCEADDFAGQDFTGAIALIRRGACTFDVKHRNAAAAGAVAVLVANNADGPLSGVTLGSPGVVPTGGVSKADGTALFGRAGQQVTVDLRFHEENRVARNVIAQTRTGRSDNVVMAGAHLDSVEEGPGINDNGTGSAGLLETALKLGGSPKVNNAVRFAWWGAEELGLVGSTEYVRALDFEQQLDIALYLNFDMIGSPNAAYFVYDGDDSDGVGAGPGPHGSAQVEQAFTDYLAAAKGVEVEGTDFDGRSDYGEFIARGIPAGGLFTGAEGKKTDDQAAKWGGEAGAAFDPNYHGPGDTLANLDRTALDRNADALAWVTASYAISTEDVNGVPPRATRSTSRAAAQARAAVVHPSHADVA; encoded by the coding sequence ATGTCAGCAAAGAACGGAGTCCGACGCGCGGTGGCCATCGCGGCGTCGGCTTCCCTCGCGCTGGTGGCCGTACCGACCGCGACCGCCGCCCCGGCCGGTCCGGACGGCCCCGCACTGGCGAAGAAGCTCACGAAGGAGGTCGGGGTCGACGGCGTCAACCGGCACCTGATCGCCCTCCAGCGCATCGCCGACCGCAACGACGGCAACCGCGCCGTCGGCACCCCCGGCTACGACGCCAGCGTCGACTACGTCGTCGGCAAGCTGCGCGGCGCCGGGTACGAGGTGACCACGCCGCAGTTCACCTACCCCGTCCAGGTCTACGACGCCGCCACGGCCGCGGTCGGCGGCGACGAGTACGAGGCGCTGGCGCTGGAGGAGTCGCCGCAGACGCCCGTCGGCGGCCTCACCGGCCCGCTGCGGGCCGTGCCCGAGGACGCCACCCCCGGCTGCGAGGCGGACGACTTCGCCGGGCAGGACTTCACCGGCGCGATCGCGCTGATCCGCCGGGGCGCCTGCACGTTCGACGTGAAGCACCGCAACGCCGCGGCGGCGGGCGCGGTCGCCGTGCTCGTCGCGAACAACGCCGACGGCCCGCTGTCCGGCGTCACCCTCGGCTCGCCGGGCGTCGTGCCCACCGGCGGGGTGAGCAAGGCCGACGGCACCGCGCTGTTCGGCCGCGCCGGGCAGCAGGTGACCGTGGACCTGCGGTTCCACGAGGAGAACCGGGTCGCCCGCAACGTCATCGCCCAGACCAGGACCGGCCGCTCCGACAACGTCGTGATGGCGGGCGCGCACCTGGACAGCGTCGAGGAGGGGCCGGGCATCAACGACAACGGCACCGGCTCGGCCGGGCTGCTGGAGACCGCGCTCAAGCTCGGCGGCTCGCCCAAGGTGAACAACGCGGTGCGGTTCGCCTGGTGGGGCGCCGAGGAGCTGGGGCTGGTCGGGTCCACCGAGTACGTGCGGGCGCTGGACTTCGAGCAGCAGCTGGACATCGCGCTGTACCTGAACTTCGACATGATCGGCTCGCCGAACGCCGCGTACTTCGTCTACGACGGCGACGACTCGGACGGCGTCGGCGCGGGCCCCGGCCCGCACGGCTCCGCCCAGGTCGAGCAGGCGTTCACCGACTACCTGGCCGCCGCCAAGGGCGTCGAGGTGGAGGGCACCGACTTCGACGGGCGCTCGGACTACGGCGAGTTCATCGCCAGGGGCATCCCGGCGGGCGGCCTGTTCACCGGGGCCGAGGGGAAGAAGACCGACGACCAGGCCGCGAAGTGGGGCGGCGAGGCGGGAGCCGCGTTCGACCCGAACTACCACGGCCCCGGCGACACCCTGGCCAACCTCGACCGCACGGCGCTGGACCGCAACGCCGACGCGCTCGCCTGGGTGACCGCGAGCTACGCGATCAGCACCGAGGACGTGAACGGCGTCCCGCCGCGCGCGACCAGGTCGACCTCCCGCGCCGCGGCCCAGGCCCGCGCGGCGGTGGTCCACCCGAGCCACGCGGACGTGGCCTAG
- a CDS encoding ABC transporter permease, whose product MQPTSTVADPQAPLAPDSRTFARAFADVRDAWRNRALWGHLGWQDIKQRYRRSVIGPLWITISMGTTAVAMGLLYSQLFGQDISTFLPYMTAGFLIWNFMVGCITEGTDVFIANEGLIKHLPAPITVHVLRLVWRQMLFFVHNLVVYVIVAGIFFGTLSEPYHMQGDPNLHPGISWTILLAIPGFFLLAVNAVWVALLFGIISTRFRDIPPVIHSFINLVFFMTPIVWHTGILSKLGEGSGDWRVLIAELNPLYHFLEIVRAPLLGHAQDWHHWVVVGAFTVVGWALALVALRNYRARVSYWV is encoded by the coding sequence GTGCAACCCACTAGTACGGTCGCCGACCCCCAGGCACCCCTCGCACCTGACTCCCGCACGTTCGCACGCGCGTTCGCGGACGTGCGCGACGCCTGGCGAAACAGGGCGCTGTGGGGGCACCTCGGCTGGCAGGACATCAAGCAGCGCTACCGCCGGTCGGTGATCGGCCCGCTGTGGATCACCATCTCCATGGGGACCACGGCCGTGGCGATGGGCTTGCTCTACTCCCAGCTGTTCGGCCAGGACATCTCGACGTTCCTCCCCTACATGACGGCCGGGTTCCTGATCTGGAACTTCATGGTCGGCTGCATCACCGAGGGCACGGACGTCTTCATCGCCAACGAGGGGCTGATCAAGCACCTCCCGGCGCCCATCACGGTGCACGTGCTCCGCCTCGTGTGGCGGCAGATGCTGTTCTTCGTGCACAACCTGGTCGTCTACGTGATCGTGGCCGGAATCTTCTTCGGCACGCTCTCCGAGCCGTACCACATGCAGGGCGACCCGAACCTGCACCCCGGCATCAGCTGGACGATCCTGCTCGCCATCCCCGGCTTCTTCCTCCTCGCGGTGAACGCGGTGTGGGTGGCGCTGCTGTTCGGCATCATCAGCACTCGCTTCCGCGACATCCCGCCGGTGATCCACAGCTTCATCAACCTGGTGTTCTTCATGACGCCGATCGTCTGGCACACCGGAATCCTGTCGAAGCTCGGCGAGGGCAGCGGCGACTGGCGAGTGCTGATCGCGGAGCTGAACCCGCTGTACCACTTCCTGGAGATCGTCCGCGCGCCGCTGCTCGGCCACGCGCAGGACTGGCACCACTGGGTCGTCGTGGGCGCCTTCACCGTGGTCGGCTGGGCACTGGCGCTCGTGGCGCTGCGCAACTACCGCGCGCGCGTCTCCTACTGGGTCTGA
- a CDS encoding ABC transporter ATP-binding protein, which yields MVSIDVWNASVDFPIFDAKSRSLKKLALGKVGGKIGSEGRVPIIEALHDINISLKHGDRVGLVGHNGAGKSTLLRLLAGIYEPTRGSSRIVGKVAPVFDLGVGMDPEISGYENIMIRGLFLGMSRKEMEKRVDDIASFTELGDYLSMPLRTYSTGMRVRLALGVVTSINPEILLLDEGIGAVDAAFLEKARDRLNDLVDRAGLLVFASHADEWLAELCTKAIWMDEGRVKQQGDLREVLTAYKGRDPFANMSEETLKRLGQSKVTTANGGE from the coding sequence ATGGTCAGCATCGACGTCTGGAACGCCTCGGTCGACTTCCCGATCTTCGACGCGAAGTCGAGGTCGCTGAAGAAGCTCGCACTGGGCAAGGTCGGCGGCAAGATCGGCTCTGAGGGCCGGGTCCCGATCATCGAAGCACTGCACGACATCAACATCTCGCTGAAGCACGGCGACCGGGTCGGGCTCGTCGGCCACAACGGCGCGGGCAAGTCCACGCTGCTGCGGCTCCTCGCGGGCATCTACGAGCCGACGCGCGGCAGCTCGCGCATCGTCGGCAAGGTCGCCCCGGTGTTCGACCTCGGCGTCGGCATGGACCCGGAGATCTCCGGGTACGAGAACATCATGATCCGCGGCCTCTTCCTCGGGATGTCCCGCAAGGAGATGGAGAAGCGGGTCGACGACATCGCGTCGTTCACCGAGCTCGGCGACTACCTGTCGATGCCGCTGCGCACGTACTCGACCGGTATGCGGGTGCGCCTGGCGCTGGGCGTGGTCACCTCGATCAACCCGGAGATCCTGCTGCTGGACGAGGGCATCGGCGCGGTCGACGCCGCGTTCCTGGAGAAGGCCCGCGACCGCCTGAACGACCTGGTGGACCGCGCGGGCCTGCTGGTGTTCGCCTCGCACGCCGACGAGTGGCTCGCCGAGCTGTGCACCAAGGCGATCTGGATGGACGAGGGTCGGGTCAAGCAGCAGGGCGACCTGCGCGAGGTCCTGACGGCCTACAAGGGCCGCGACCCGTTCGCGAACATGAGCGAGGAAACGCTCAAGAGGCTCGGTCAGTCCAAGGTCACGACTGCGAACGGTGGCGAGTAG
- a CDS encoding glycosyltransferase produces MSALPKGSVVGVVVTRHRRELLADSLKVLASQTRQLDHLVVVDNGPDQPVDDLVAECPIPTTYLVSHRNLGGAGGFALGMLHALSLGADWVWLADDDGRPADETVLEVLLQEAGRRNLAAISPVVTNIERPEKLAFPMRRGLTWKRDTGALGSDFLPGIASLFNGALFRASTLDVVGVPDYRLFFRGDEVEIHRRLVRSGLPFGTSLKVAYLHPDGSDEFKPMLGGRFHAQDPENQIKRYYTYRNRGYLLSQPGMRKLGLLELARFGLYFLGVRKDPKAFVEWLKLVRLGQRERFFRK; encoded by the coding sequence GTGAGCGCACTGCCCAAGGGGTCCGTCGTCGGGGTCGTGGTGACCCGGCACCGGCGCGAACTGCTGGCCGACTCGCTCAAGGTGCTCGCCTCGCAGACGAGGCAGCTCGATCACCTGGTGGTCGTGGACAACGGTCCCGACCAGCCGGTGGACGACCTGGTCGCGGAGTGCCCCATCCCCACCACCTACCTGGTGTCGCACCGGAACCTCGGTGGCGCGGGCGGGTTCGCGCTGGGGATGCTGCACGCGCTCTCGCTGGGCGCGGACTGGGTGTGGCTGGCCGACGACGACGGCAGGCCCGCCGACGAGACCGTGCTGGAGGTGCTGCTCCAGGAGGCCGGTCGCCGGAACCTGGCGGCGATCTCCCCGGTCGTCACGAACATCGAGCGCCCGGAGAAGCTGGCGTTCCCGATGCGCCGGGGCCTGACCTGGAAGCGGGACACCGGCGCGCTGGGCTCCGACTTCCTGCCGGGGATCGCGTCGCTGTTCAACGGCGCCCTGTTCCGGGCGTCCACGCTCGACGTGGTCGGCGTTCCGGACTACCGGCTGTTCTTCCGGGGCGACGAGGTGGAGATCCACCGCAGGCTGGTGCGCAGCGGGCTGCCGTTCGGCACCTCGCTGAAGGTGGCCTACCTGCACCCGGACGGCTCGGACGAGTTCAAGCCGATGCTGGGCGGCCGGTTCCACGCGCAGGACCCGGAGAACCAGATCAAGCGGTACTACACCTACCGCAACCGCGGCTACCTGCTGTCCCAGCCGGGGATGCGCAAGCTGGGCCTGCTGGAGCTGGCCCGGTTCGGGCTGTACTTCCTGGGCGTCCGCAAGGACCCCAAGGCGTTCGTGGAGTGGCTGAAGCTGGTGAGGCTCGGCCAGCGGGAGCGCTTCTTCCGGAAGTGA
- a CDS encoding bacterial proteasome activator family protein, whose translation MNEPREQAEADQHVIVVGPDGAPVGAARLGGGEDGVPQDVTELVEQPAKVMRIGTMIKQLLEEVRAAPLDEASRARLKEIHKRSIHELEDGLAPELRDELERLSLPFTEEGTPSDAELRIAQAQLVGWLEGLFHGIQTALFAQQMAARAQLEQMRGRALPPGSGSSATSTEGGHFKGTGQYL comes from the coding sequence ATGAACGAGCCACGCGAGCAGGCCGAGGCCGACCAGCACGTCATCGTCGTGGGCCCGGACGGCGCCCCGGTGGGGGCGGCCCGCCTCGGCGGCGGGGAGGACGGGGTGCCCCAGGACGTCACCGAGCTGGTCGAGCAGCCCGCGAAGGTCATGCGGATCGGCACCATGATCAAGCAGCTGTTGGAGGAGGTCAGGGCGGCTCCGCTCGACGAGGCGAGCCGGGCCAGGCTCAAGGAGATCCACAAGCGGTCCATCCACGAGCTGGAGGACGGCCTGGCCCCCGAGCTGCGCGACGAGCTGGAGCGGCTGTCGCTGCCGTTCACCGAGGAGGGCACGCCGTCGGACGCGGAGCTGCGGATCGCCCAGGCCCAGCTCGTCGGCTGGTTGGAGGGCCTGTTCCACGGCATCCAGACGGCGCTGTTCGCCCAGCAGATGGCGGCGCGCGCCCAGTTGGAGCAGATGCGCGGTCGCGCGCTGCCCCCCGGCAGCGGCTCCTCCGCCACGTCGACCGAGGGCGGGCACTTCAAGGGGACCGGCCAGTACCTGTGA
- the ypfJ gene encoding KPN_02809 family neutral zinc metallopeptidase, with protein MQFNEDAELDTSQVNDQRGVGGRVALGGGGLGIVGVIIYLVLNQIGGGVPLPQGSGFGDVGQNQQVGSQSLGQKCRTGADANRSDDCRAVAFINSIQAFWNDQFARSGRSYKAAQTNFFSGGVRTNGCGSASSASGPFYCPADSQVYIDLTFFQELKTKFGATGGPFVEAYVLAHEYGHHVQNLLGTSSRVGGETGPKSGSVRLELQADCYAGAWANHATTTPAASGKPLITGVTDQDIAAALDAAARIGDDFIQKELGGGRVDTTQFSHGSSEQRQKWYTAGYRSGNPAQCGTFDTDDLG; from the coding sequence GTGCAGTTCAACGAGGACGCGGAACTGGACACCTCGCAGGTCAACGACCAGCGGGGCGTCGGCGGAAGGGTCGCCCTCGGCGGGGGCGGGCTCGGGATCGTCGGCGTGATCATCTACCTGGTGCTGAACCAGATCGGCGGCGGCGTCCCGCTGCCGCAGGGGTCCGGGTTCGGCGACGTGGGGCAGAACCAGCAGGTCGGGTCGCAGTCCCTGGGGCAGAAGTGCCGCACGGGCGCCGACGCGAACCGCTCGGACGACTGCCGCGCGGTGGCGTTCATCAACTCGATCCAGGCGTTCTGGAACGACCAGTTCGCCCGGTCCGGCCGGTCCTACAAGGCCGCGCAGACCAACTTCTTCTCCGGCGGCGTGCGCACGAACGGCTGCGGCAGCGCGAGCTCCGCGTCGGGCCCGTTCTACTGCCCGGCCGACTCGCAGGTGTACATCGACCTGACCTTCTTCCAGGAGCTGAAGACGAAGTTCGGCGCCACGGGCGGTCCGTTCGTCGAGGCGTACGTGCTGGCGCACGAGTACGGGCACCACGTGCAGAACCTGCTGGGCACCTCCAGCCGGGTCGGCGGGGAGACGGGCCCGAAGTCGGGTTCGGTGCGCCTGGAGCTCCAGGCGGACTGCTACGCGGGCGCCTGGGCGAACCACGCGACCACGACGCCCGCCGCGTCCGGCAAGCCGCTGATCACCGGGGTGACGGACCAGGACATCGCCGCCGCGCTGGACGCCGCCGCGCGCATCGGCGACGACTTCATCCAGAAGGAGCTGGGCGGCGGCCGGGTGGACACCACGCAGTTCTCGCACGGCTCCTCGGAGCAGCGGCAGAAGTGGTACACCGCCGGGTACCGGAGCGGGAACCCGGCGCAGTGCGGGACGTTCGACACCGACGACCTGGGCTGA
- a CDS encoding NAD(P)H-quinone oxidoreductase produces MRAITLSEFGGPEVLQWSEVRDPAPGPGEVLLDVAATAVNRADLLQRKGHYPPPRGASEVLGLECSGVVAALGPGVEGWSVGDEVCALLAGGGYAERVVVPAAQLLPVPVGVDLVTAAALPEVACTVWSNVVVLAGLRAGETLLVHGGAGGIGTHAIQVGKALGARVAVTAGSAERLARCAELGADVLVDYREQDFVEVVGAADVVLDNMGASYLGRNVDVLAPDGRLVVIGMQGGVKGELDLGKMLGKRASLIATGLRHRPVEGRTGKGAVVAAVREGLWPLVADGRVRPVVHEVLPLERAADAHRALEGGGAVFGKLVLATG; encoded by the coding sequence ATGCGTGCGATCACCCTGAGTGAGTTCGGTGGGCCCGAGGTGCTCCAGTGGTCGGAGGTGCGGGACCCCGCACCCGGCCCCGGCGAGGTGCTGCTGGACGTGGCGGCCACCGCCGTGAACCGGGCCGACCTGCTCCAGCGCAAGGGGCACTACCCGCCGCCGCGCGGCGCGTCCGAGGTGCTGGGGCTGGAGTGCTCGGGCGTGGTGGCCGCGCTGGGGCCGGGCGTCGAGGGCTGGTCGGTGGGCGACGAGGTGTGCGCGCTGCTGGCGGGCGGCGGGTACGCGGAGCGGGTCGTCGTGCCCGCCGCGCAGCTGCTGCCGGTGCCCGTGGGCGTCGACCTGGTGACGGCGGCGGCGCTGCCCGAGGTGGCGTGCACGGTGTGGTCGAACGTGGTGGTGCTGGCCGGGCTGCGGGCCGGGGAGACGCTGCTGGTGCACGGCGGCGCGGGCGGCATCGGCACGCACGCGATCCAGGTCGGGAAGGCGCTGGGGGCGCGGGTCGCGGTGACCGCCGGGTCGGCGGAGCGGCTGGCGCGGTGCGCGGAGCTGGGCGCGGACGTGCTGGTGGACTACCGGGAGCAGGACTTCGTCGAGGTGGTCGGCGCGGCGGACGTGGTGCTGGACAACATGGGCGCGTCGTACCTGGGGCGGAACGTGGACGTGCTCGCGCCGGACGGCAGGCTCGTGGTGATCGGGATGCAGGGCGGGGTCAAGGGCGAGCTGGACCTGGGGAAGATGCTGGGCAAGCGGGCCTCGCTGATCGCGACGGGGCTGCGGCACCGGCCGGTGGAGGGGCGGACCGGCAAGGGCGCGGTCGTGGCGGCGGTGCGCGAGGGGCTGTGGCCGCTGGTCGCGGACGGGCGGGTGCGGCCGGTGGTGCACGAGGTGCTGCCGCTGGAGCGCGCGGCCGACGCGCACCGGGCGCTGGAGGGCGGCGGGGCGGTGTTCGGGAAGCTGGTGCTGGCCACGGGCTGA